In the Phycisphaerales bacterium genome, GTTTGATTTGTCAGAGCTTGCCCCACCAAGCCCGGCGAAGGTGCCTAAGCCGCAATCAACTCCAGCGCCCCCACCATCCAAGCCTGCTCAAAAACAGGATGGCCCCAAGTACGTCAGGGCCCAACCTGATTTTCCACCAGACATCCTGGCCGAAGCAAGGCGCTTGCTTGACGAAAAAGACTAGGGATAAAGCCGCCGTACCGACCAGACTTGATCCTGCTGTTCGAAGCGAACCCGATCGTGATAACGAAAATCCTGCCCCTGCCAGAACTCGATGCGATCTAAGGACACACGATAACCAAACCAATATGGAGGCCTTGTCACTGGCTTTCCATTGAACTTACTTTCCGCCTCTTTCCAAGCTTCCTTCAAAGCCTGTCGTGACTCAGCAGGTTGTGATTGGGTACTTGCCCAAGCACTTATCTGAGATCCGCGTGGGCGGGTTTGAAAGTATGCGTCGCTCTCCTCATCAGAGATACGCTGCGCATGACCAGTGATACGGATCTGACGAGCCTG is a window encoding:
- the pdxH gene encoding pyridoxamine 5'-phosphate oxidase, encoding MEYDFDHPPTTPFDWCREWFAQATEIDLPNPLAMALSTVDSHGQPSSRIVLLKDFDERGAVFFTNSNSQKGSEIAGNKAVALLFHWDQQARQIRITGHAQRISDEESDAYFQTRPRGSQISAWASTQSQPAESRQALKEAWKEAESKFNGKPVTRPPYWFGYRVSLDRIEFWQGQDFRYHDRVRFEQQDQVWSVRRLYP